A stretch of the Nothobranchius furzeri strain GRZ-AD chromosome 5, NfurGRZ-RIMD1, whole genome shotgun sequence genome encodes the following:
- the LOC129163239 gene encoding uncharacterized protein, producing MRGERRRGLKLHQSKLSASCVVIPSGPLHVGLLLQRDGSLNLWCPPAGMGVATMTGTGHLATTASNSRLNNRRVEQGPLGVNVPHCFRDTVKALPEEGVEDRLDRFFCQAFPADPHYAFP from the coding sequence ATGCGAGGTGAAAGAAGGAGAGGATTAAAGTTGCACCAGTCGAAGCTCTCTGCATCTTGCGTGGTTATTCCTAGTGGGCCACTacatgtaggcctccttcttcagcgtgacggctccctgaacctctggtgcccaccagcgggtatgggggttgctaccatgactggcaccggccaccttgcgaccacagctagcaacagccgcctcaacaatcgcagagtggaacaaggcccactcggagtcaatgtcccccactgctttcgggacacggtcaaagctctgccggaggagggagttgaagaccgtcttgacaggttcttctgccaggcgttcccagcagaccctcactatgcatttccttga